A stretch of Ferribacterium limneticum DNA encodes these proteins:
- a CDS encoding NAD kinase, producing MQEFDPMNRGFASYRSPRTIALVGKYHSLEIAESLRRLAEYLYERGVSVFIERETAEHIGKKVDLSRWVTCGFNDIGAHADLAIVLGGDGTMLNAARRLARYCVPLVGVNQGRLGFMTDIARNDMLTCMDDLLDGRFSPENRMLLAAEVTRDGKEVASNMALNDVVVDKGAIGRMIEFELFIDGEFIYNLRSDGLIVSTPTGSTAYSMSAGGPILNPTLTGIALVPLCPHALSNRPIIVNDSTDIELRIVNADDPRVHFDGQVTLDLERGDCVRLRRSEHTICFLHPPGYSYFAMLRQKLQWSERPKGP from the coding sequence ATGCAAGAATTCGACCCCATGAACAGAGGCTTCGCTTCCTACCGCTCCCCTCGGACCATTGCGCTGGTCGGCAAATACCACAGCCTGGAAATTGCCGAGTCTCTGCGCCGTCTGGCCGAATATCTATACGAACGCGGTGTCTCCGTCTTTATCGAACGGGAAACAGCTGAGCACATCGGTAAGAAGGTCGATCTGTCGCGCTGGGTGACCTGTGGCTTCAATGACATTGGTGCCCATGCCGACCTCGCCATCGTGCTCGGTGGCGACGGCACCATGCTCAATGCCGCGCGCCGGCTGGCGCGCTATTGCGTGCCCTTGGTTGGGGTCAATCAGGGCCGCCTCGGCTTCATGACCGATATCGCCCGCAACGACATGCTTACTTGCATGGACGATCTGCTCGATGGCCGCTTTTCCCCGGAAAACCGGATGCTGCTGGCCGCCGAAGTGACGCGCGACGGCAAGGAAGTCGCCTCAAACATGGCGCTCAACGACGTGGTTGTCGACAAGGGCGCCATCGGCCGGATGATCGAATTCGAGTTGTTCATTGACGGCGAATTCATCTACAACCTGCGCTCGGATGGCCTGATCGTCTCGACGCCGACCGGTTCGACGGCTTATTCGATGTCCGCTGGCGGTCCCATTCTGAATCCGACCTTGACCGGCATCGCGCTGGTTCCGCTCTGCCCGCACGCACTGTCCAACCGGCCAATCATCGTCAATGACAGCACGGACATCGAACTGCGCATCGTCAATGCCGATGATCCGCGGGTGCACTTCGATGGTCAGGTGACGCTTGATCTGGAGCGCGGCGACTGTGTCCGTCTGCGTCGTTCCGAACACACCATCTGTTTCCTGCATCCGCCGGGTTACAGCTATTTCGCCATGCTGCGCCAGAAACTGCAGTGGAGCGAACGGCCGAAAGGGCCCTGA